A single region of the Salicibibacter cibi genome encodes:
- a CDS encoding DUF4328 domain-containing protein, giving the protein MRMLKNALIISLSVSLFAIILTITADLLEWYTLGSYPPAETLDAIDVDLGVQLTVDVFILLSTLFMFLTLVVTAVLFLIWVFQLHKRTRLMESKDSIYHPGLVLAIYFVPFVSLVMPPVAMWQINRAQVKRLKVHTLNSWIIAWWLFFLLVWAISTVFMDFDTNWETMTIGEIRSNALVYALGEFSLLIAGVALLRIIHLMTKRLFEMEKAYSDDNTKRYAAE; this is encoded by the coding sequence ATGCGAATGTTAAAAAATGCTTTAATCATTTCACTTAGTGTCAGTCTCTTTGCCATCATTCTTACGATAACGGCAGATCTACTCGAATGGTACACGCTGGGTTCTTATCCACCTGCGGAAACGCTAGATGCGATTGACGTTGATTTGGGGGTGCAATTGACTGTTGATGTATTTATCCTCCTCTCCACATTATTCATGTTTTTAACGTTGGTTGTGACTGCTGTTTTATTTTTAATATGGGTCTTTCAATTACATAAACGGACAAGGTTGATGGAATCGAAGGACTCGATCTATCATCCGGGTTTGGTTTTAGCGATTTATTTTGTCCCGTTTGTCAGTTTAGTAATGCCGCCTGTTGCCATGTGGCAAATCAACCGGGCACAGGTCAAGCGATTGAAGGTGCATACGTTAAATAGCTGGATTATTGCGTGGTGGTTATTTTTCCTTCTCGTATGGGCAATCTCGACAGTTTTTATGGACTTTGACACGAATTGGGAAACAATGACAATTGGAGAGATCCGGTCCAACGCCTTGGTTTATGCTCTTGGCGAATTCAGTTTATTAATTGCGGGGGTTGCGTTGCTTCGGATCATTCACTTGATGACGAAACGATTATTTGAGATGGAAAAGGCTTATAGTGACGATAATACGAAACGTTATGCAGCGGAATAG
- a CDS encoding vWA domain-containing protein, translating into MKLRFVSTFLLIMLVACSDEEAPEEDDPTVEETSGEETSGEEVSSDEPELEFNDPERFSGDDAEEWMRAEPGTYYDEDQEAAVVETLVAAAEDGADESELLPMMLDLVAEDYRDYQDYFDGESFEYDSTDENPDELETDGEDGGQMNVQVLFDASGSMAEEMDGGTKMDLAKDAVEDFVSQVPEEANISLRVYGHEGSNQQEDKEESCAGTEEVYPLGSYDEETFTDALDQFEPTGYTPLGASIEAAQEDLAGEEGEDVENIVYVVSDGEETCGGDPAQAAEDLNESGIEAMVNIIGFDVPDDEQDALMEIADAGNGEYLPADTGEQLREAFEEERDELINEWREWESEGYSESREQYSDFSDEVSDVEGQARDLTGEEASYLRNLTEQLGSQVEEVDERSIRSSIRERARTLRSHIRSEGRDLRQEAREGGREDRRDIRQESREERQELRNEDIDD; encoded by the coding sequence ATGAAACTTAGATTTGTTAGTACTTTTCTTTTGATCATGCTCGTTGCCTGCTCAGATGAAGAGGCACCTGAGGAGGATGATCCTACAGTAGAAGAGACTTCAGGGGAAGAAACTTCGGGTGAAGAAGTTAGCTCTGATGAACCTGAGCTTGAATTTAATGATCCGGAACGCTTTTCAGGTGATGATGCGGAAGAATGGATGCGTGCGGAACCTGGAACATATTATGATGAAGATCAAGAAGCGGCTGTGGTTGAAACCTTAGTGGCGGCTGCGGAGGATGGTGCAGATGAATCAGAACTTCTCCCTATGATGCTTGATTTAGTGGCCGAGGATTATCGGGATTACCAAGATTATTTCGATGGAGAATCCTTTGAATATGATAGCACGGATGAAAATCCTGATGAACTGGAAACCGATGGTGAAGATGGTGGTCAGATGAACGTGCAAGTGCTGTTTGATGCCAGTGGCAGCATGGCTGAAGAAATGGACGGAGGCACAAAGATGGACTTGGCGAAAGACGCTGTTGAGGATTTCGTAAGTCAGGTTCCTGAGGAAGCAAACATCTCCCTTCGCGTTTATGGGCATGAAGGCAGCAACCAACAAGAAGACAAGGAAGAATCGTGCGCGGGAACGGAAGAAGTCTATCCGCTTGGTTCTTATGATGAAGAAACCTTCACGGATGCCTTAGATCAATTTGAACCAACAGGCTATACACCGTTGGGCGCTTCCATCGAAGCAGCTCAAGAGGATTTGGCAGGCGAAGAAGGCGAGGACGTTGAAAATATCGTTTATGTGGTTAGCGATGGGGAAGAAACCTGTGGTGGTGATCCGGCTCAAGCTGCTGAGGACTTAAACGAGAGTGGCATCGAAGCCATGGTAAATATTATCGGTTTCGATGTGCCCGACGATGAACAGGATGCGTTAATGGAAATTGCCGATGCCGGTAATGGTGAATATTTGCCTGCAGACACAGGTGAGCAGTTGCGTGAAGCTTTTGAAGAAGAACGGGATGAATTAATCAATGAATGGCGGGAATGGGAATCAGAGGGTTATTCGGAAAGTCGAGAGCAGTATTCGGATTTTTCCGATGAAGTCAGTGATGTGGAAGGGCAAGCCAGGGACCTTACGGGAGAAGAAGCATCTTACTTAAGAAACCTTACGGAACAGCTAGGATCGCAGGTGGAAGAAGTGGATGAGCGTTCAATTCGGTCGTCTATTAGAGAACGGGCACGTACTCTTCGTTCCCATATAAGAAGCGAAGGCAGGGATTTACGGCAAGAAGCAAGAGAAGGGGGAAGAGAGGATCGTCGGGATATCAGACAAGAAAGCCGAGAGGAAAGGCAAGAACTGAGGAATGAAGATATTGATGATTGA
- a CDS encoding IS630 family transposase: protein MASLTKKEKRLLQEKKNGQRVEYRQKFRAHVVYETIYRKKPDRQVAEELNTTEKTVKKWRKRFKKHRMKGLHDEPRSGAPRKFDIEQRCEVIAIACDKPQAYGFTIRPYWNLDNLAEATIQHTQGPAMSRSSVQRTLQRNDLRPHRQEMWLHSKDPMFREKVNDIVSLYLDPPKDTVVICVDEKTGMQALERTFEPASASPGKPGRYEHEYIRHGTTSLIAGFEITTGDVVAQCRPTRKADDLLAFMEQLAEAYPHQDVIIVWDNLNIHHDGPSERWTQFNKRHGNRFTFYYTPKHASWMNQIEIFFSILHRRCLKWSSFHSTQELEAVVLRFIQHWNQDEGHPFNWTFGGYPMQHEPKEAG from the coding sequence ATGGCTTCTCTAACCAAGAAGGAGAAACGGCTATTGCAGGAGAAGAAAAATGGCCAACGAGTCGAATATCGACAAAAATTTCGCGCGCATGTGGTTTACGAGACGATTTATCGAAAGAAGCCCGACCGTCAAGTTGCCGAAGAACTAAACACCACGGAAAAAACCGTGAAGAAATGGCGCAAGCGCTTTAAGAAACACAGAATGAAGGGGCTCCATGATGAGCCTCGTTCCGGAGCGCCTCGGAAGTTTGACATCGAACAACGTTGCGAAGTGATTGCCATTGCCTGTGACAAGCCGCAAGCGTATGGCTTCACCATCCGACCCTACTGGAACCTGGATAATCTCGCCGAAGCAACCATTCAACATACCCAAGGGCCGGCGATGAGTCGTTCAAGTGTTCAGCGTACGCTCCAACGCAATGACCTCCGGCCTCATCGTCAAGAGATGTGGCTCCACAGCAAAGATCCGATGTTTCGGGAAAAGGTGAATGATATCGTCTCGCTCTACCTTGATCCGCCCAAAGATACGGTGGTCATTTGCGTGGATGAAAAAACAGGGATGCAGGCGCTGGAGCGAACATTCGAACCGGCATCGGCATCGCCCGGGAAACCGGGTCGTTATGAGCATGAATACATTCGCCACGGGACAACGTCACTGATTGCAGGGTTTGAAATCACGACCGGGGATGTCGTTGCTCAATGCCGCCCCACTCGAAAGGCTGATGACCTATTGGCCTTTATGGAACAACTGGCTGAAGCGTATCCGCATCAAGACGTCATTATTGTGTGGGATAACTTAAACATTCATCATGACGGGCCGTCCGAGCGATGGACCCAATTCAACAAGAGGCACGGCAACCGATTCACCTTTTATTATACGCCGAAGCATGCCTCTTGGATGAACCAGATCGAGATCTTTTTCTCCATCTTGCACCGCCGATGCTTGAAATGGAGCAGCTTCCATTCCACCCAGGAATTAGAAGCCGTCGTCCTGAGATTCATTCAGCATTGGAATCAAGACGAAGGCCATCCGTTTAACTGGACATTTGGCGGTTATCCGATGCAACATGAACCCAAGGAGGCTGGTTAG
- a CDS encoding DUF6612 family protein → MTKMKGFLTASACMLMLAACGDEDTDTEEVENDAESAEEEEETVETEGTEETDENGMDEGTEEADATEEEMDAEEVLSESMEAMDEINSYSGEMDIDQTISVDGEEMPMDMTMSIDAVLDPMSFSQTMVTPDPMTGEEMEIEQYMDAEGTIYMLDPEMDEWIMMDSSDLGLENIEDLEMSPQEQLEMMKAFASDLDVEEEEDRYALNVEGSGDEFMELIQEFAAIGDPQMQEEMDQVEMDINALDYVMYIDKETFYQDEIEMNMEMEMEEGGQSMEMSQEMQGTFSDFDEIDDIDIPEEAIDEAIDIEDLEGEMEEPEEDDLDI, encoded by the coding sequence ATGACGAAAATGAAAGGATTTTTAACAGCATCCGCCTGTATGCTGATGTTGGCAGCTTGTGGAGATGAAGACACGGATACTGAAGAAGTTGAAAACGACGCTGAATCAGCAGAGGAGGAAGAGGAGACAGTAGAGACGGAGGGAACAGAAGAGACAGACGAAAATGGTATGGATGAAGGCACAGAAGAGGCAGACGCGACGGAAGAAGAGATGGATGCAGAAGAGGTATTGAGCGAGTCCATGGAGGCCATGGATGAAATAAATAGTTACAGTGGAGAAATGGATATAGACCAGACCATAAGCGTAGACGGTGAAGAAATGCCGATGGATATGACGATGAGCATAGATGCTGTTTTAGATCCGATGTCGTTTTCACAAACAATGGTTACGCCTGATCCCATGACGGGAGAAGAAATGGAAATCGAACAATACATGGATGCAGAGGGCACGATTTATATGCTGGATCCGGAAATGGATGAATGGATCATGATGGACAGCAGTGACTTGGGTCTGGAAAACATTGAGGATCTGGAGATGTCCCCGCAAGAACAGCTTGAGATGATGAAAGCATTTGCAAGTGATCTCGATGTGGAAGAAGAAGAGGACCGTTATGCTTTAAATGTTGAAGGTTCCGGTGATGAGTTCATGGAGCTCATCCAGGAATTTGCAGCGATCGGAGATCCCCAGATGCAGGAAGAAATGGACCAAGTCGAGATGGACATCAACGCTCTGGATTATGTGATGTATATTGACAAAGAAACCTTCTATCAAGATGAAATAGAGATGAATATGGAAATGGAGATGGAAGAAGGAGGACAATCGATGGAGATGTCTCAAGAAATGCAAGGGACTTTCTCCGACTTCGATGAAATCGATGACATTGACATACCAGAAGAAGCCATCGACGAAGCGATTGATATCGAGGATCTAGAAGGTGAAATGGAAGAGCCAGAAGAGGATGATCTGGATATTTAA
- a CDS encoding Tad domain-containing protein: MNMNCIKHLKNEKGNVTYLTIGLIMIIALMLAFIVNFGKIFATNEQAGTAAEQASLAATSIIYEEMLDVIGDYEREEDDEDEDEELEEFVEERKDELMDAEDYSENEAEIQAINQILEEEIPEDQDLQEEIEEALVDASQQISNEVSEIITRNNGSLDETTITMFNEENRIEVTTAVTYDQVAFGGMIDEGSEEIHQRGIGLDISFVEVLSWNNRSL, translated from the coding sequence ATGAATATGAATTGCATTAAGCACTTGAAAAACGAAAAAGGCAATGTAACTTATCTCACGATCGGGTTAATCATGATTATCGCTTTGATGCTTGCATTCATCGTCAATTTCGGGAAAATATTTGCGACTAACGAACAAGCCGGGACAGCTGCAGAACAAGCCAGTCTCGCAGCGACGAGCATTATATACGAAGAAATGCTTGATGTCATTGGTGATTATGAACGTGAGGAAGACGACGAGGATGAAGACGAAGAGTTAGAAGAGTTTGTTGAGGAAAGAAAAGACGAGCTTATGGATGCGGAAGACTATAGTGAAAATGAAGCTGAAATTCAGGCGATCAACCAAATTCTCGAAGAAGAAATTCCCGAGGATCAAGATTTACAGGAGGAAATTGAAGAAGCACTCGTTGATGCGAGCCAGCAGATTTCAAACGAAGTTTCTGAAATCATTACAAGAAATAACGGAAGCTTAGACGAGACGACGATAACGATGTTTAATGAAGAAAATCGAATTGAGGTTACTACGGCTGTCACTTATGATCAAGTCGCATTTGGCGGTATGATCGATGAAGGAAGTGAAGAAATCCACCAAAGAGGGATTGGTTTGGATATATCTTTTGTTGAAGTATTATCGTGGAACAATCGGAGTTTATAA
- a CDS encoding TadE/TadG family type IV pilus assembly protein yields the protein MLKHCKKESGSATIELLGVLPFIFMFFLILWQAVASGYAVMSSQSAVNEAAKVYSVTEEIDEAEAIAREVVGDSSALSVQNFSIAPDGSGYFEASISVDHGLIFVPSQWRNEASVTLDHSVTSRVIP from the coding sequence ATGCTAAAGCATTGTAAAAAAGAAAGCGGATCAGCAACCATTGAATTACTTGGTGTCCTCCCCTTTATTTTCATGTTTTTCCTTATCCTGTGGCAGGCGGTCGCTTCGGGTTATGCCGTTATGAGTTCGCAATCGGCCGTGAACGAAGCTGCGAAAGTATATTCTGTAACAGAAGAAATTGATGAAGCGGAAGCTATTGCCCGAGAAGTTGTCGGGGATAGTAGCGCACTTAGCGTTCAAAACTTTTCTATAGCGCCCGATGGTTCCGGTTATTTTGAAGCGTCAATATCGGTAGATCACGGATTAATCTTTGTACCGTCACAATGGCGAAATGAAGCTTCTGTTACCCTTGATCATTCAGTGACTAGCAGAGTGATCCCATGA
- a CDS encoding YwiC-like family protein has protein sequence MQNQREVVSERERTERKGALGLISIPVLLSIFAIATPEFDWFYAWFLSIIVGLLIIYGVINVITKRHHDRKQRFIYNIVVLNVSALVMLIMAWRVYDEALWLGLTLFIVYVLVLALAIIKRKYLLGVIRQPRKNPVGGKIYATVLLVSAVIGPSSYLYAVAISSQHGTGVAMTVLASMLVPFAYLIVLVIVPSYEGVKQASE, from the coding sequence ATGCAGAATCAACGGGAAGTAGTAAGCGAACGGGAGCGCACAGAGAGGAAAGGAGCGTTAGGACTTATAAGTATCCCAGTTCTATTGAGCATTTTTGCAATTGCAACACCTGAATTTGATTGGTTCTATGCATGGTTCCTTTCAATCATAGTCGGTCTTTTGATCATCTATGGAGTAATCAATGTTATAACAAAGAGACATCATGACAGGAAACAAAGATTTATCTATAATATAGTTGTTCTCAATGTTAGTGCGCTCGTTATGCTCATCATGGCATGGAGAGTCTATGATGAGGCTTTATGGTTAGGGCTAACGCTATTTATTGTTTATGTCCTTGTGTTAGCCCTCGCTATTATAAAAAGAAAATATTTATTGGGTGTTATAAGACAACCGAGAAAAAACCCTGTTGGAGGGAAAATTTATGCGACTGTTTTGTTAGTGTCTGCAGTTATTGGACCTTCAAGCTATCTTTATGCAGTAGCGATTAGTTCTCAACATGGAACAGGAGTAGCCATGACAGTTTTAGCTTCAATGCTTGTTCCTTTCGCTTATCTAATTGTATTAGTAATAGTTCCATCATATGAAGGTGTAAAACAAGCCAGTGAATAG
- a CDS encoding YtxH domain-containing protein: protein MNKTFRRLFAGVIAIFLTFSPLFSLTGLAFTPINPGSPIEPGDPITPGDPIEPGDPIIPGDPPETGDPPESGDQPNPGDPIEPGSPITPATPIAPGNPITPGDIPEGSAPGEGDGSGGGDLPGGGDSPGGDGPGGGDDPGGDGTEGGDGPGGGDDPGGDGTEGGDGPGGGDDPGGDGTEGGDGPGGGDDPGGDGTEGGDGPGGGDDPGGDGTEGGDGPGGGDDPGGDGTEGGDGPGGGDGPGGDGTEGGDGPGEGDGPGGDGTEGGDGSGTGEGPEGDGSGYDDPYGNNPYAADREIGDRYGANDGEAVASAELDDSPASDMLSMPGEVWDIMNPANEGDVMSLSNTVMGAADEGLSLVDDALDLGRGGLHAYFGDDIVGAFTGTQAPYTNFTDSMRGWFNNNLNPASDGFRSLTTNLRGAGFVGAGLSVGQHVWDYTVGDKSGGTAFASEVITDVGIVGGGTAAASIGTGVAAGAAAGSIVPGIGTIVGAGVGIGASLFMMSSTGQRLRDNIQSGVQWTLDKGAEGVNKLREIRNDAAKAVGDTVKNTASKAWDGVKGIFGG, encoded by the coding sequence ATGAATAAAACATTTCGCAGGCTCTTTGCTGGCGTAATAGCGATTTTTCTAACGTTTTCACCTTTATTTTCATTGACTGGTTTAGCGTTCACACCGATTAATCCCGGTAGTCCTATAGAGCCGGGAGACCCCATTACTCCCGGTGATCCGATAGAGCCGGGCGATCCAATTATACCTGGGGATCCGCCTGAAACGGGAGATCCACCGGAATCCGGGGATCAACCGAACCCCGGTGATCCCATTGAACCAGGGAGCCCAATTACACCCGCTACACCGATAGCACCCGGTAACCCGATTACACCTGGTGATATACCTGAAGGATCCGCTCCTGGCGAAGGAGACGGTTCTGGCGGAGGTGACCTTCCAGGAGGTGGAGACAGCCCTGGCGGCGATGGCCCCGGCGGGGGAGACGATCCCGGTGGAGATGGAACTGAAGGAGGCGATGGCCCCGGCGGGGGAGACGATCCCGGCGGAGATGGAACTGAAGGAGGCGATGGCCCCGGCGGGGGAGACGATCCCGGCGGAGATGGAACTGAAGGAGGCGATGGCCCCGGCGGGGGAGACGATCCCGGCGGAGATGGAACTGAAGGAGGCGATGGCCCCGGCGGGGGAGACGATCCCGGCGGAGATGGAACTGAAGGAGGCGATGGCCCCGGCGGGGGAGACGATCCCGGCGGAGATGGAACTGAAGGAGGCGATGGTCCCGGCGGGGGAGACGGTCCTGGCGGAGATGGAACCGAAGGAGGCGATGGCCCCGGCGAGGGAGACGGTCCCGGCGGAGATGGAACTGAAGGAGGCGATGGTTCAGGCACGGGAGAAGGCCCTGAAGGAGATGGCTCAGGGTACGACGATCCATATGGCAATAACCCATACGCAGCAGATAGAGAAATTGGAGATCGTTATGGAGCAAATGACGGAGAAGCGGTAGCAAGTGCAGAATTAGACGATTCTCCAGCGTCTGATATGCTATCAATGCCGGGTGAAGTTTGGGATATTATGAATCCGGCAAATGAAGGGGATGTAATGTCCTTATCAAATACTGTTATGGGAGCAGCAGATGAAGGATTAAGCTTAGTTGATGATGCACTGGATCTTGGACGTGGAGGTCTTCATGCGTATTTCGGCGATGATATAGTTGGTGCGTTTACAGGTACCCAGGCACCTTATACTAATTTTACGGACAGCATGAGAGGTTGGTTTAATAACAATTTAAATCCTGCGTCCGATGGATTTAGGTCTTTAACCACTAATTTACGAGGTGCTGGCTTTGTTGGAGCGGGGTTAAGTGTAGGCCAGCATGTTTGGGATTATACGGTAGGTGATAAATCTGGTGGTACTGCATTTGCTTCTGAAGTCATTACCGATGTAGGAATCGTTGGTGGTGGAACTGCAGCGGCAAGTATTGGTACGGGTGTTGCTGCAGGTGCTGCTGCAGGATCTATAGTGCCGGGTATAGGAACCATCGTTGGAGCAGGAGTAGGTATAGGTGCATCTCTATTTATGATGAGTTCTACAGGACAAAGGTTAAGAGATAATATACAGTCCGGGGTGCAGTGGACTCTTGATAAAGGTGCAGAAGGAGTAAATAAATTAAGAGAGATTCGAAATGATGCTGCTAAAGCTGTAGGAGATACTGTAAAAAATACAGCTAGTAAAGCTTGGGATGGCGTGAAAGGAATCTTTGGAGGTTAA
- a CDS encoding VWA domain-containing protein codes for MDRVNHFVIIPIIALIIAATGCSGEEDTEQEEENEVEDEPSEEEQDEENDATEQQQDPNEVLDELVADVNSPPENLDEILEQDPGPLSGQRMDDYEEEFLEVMEPLMEFEADEWEETEETYEKLWTLIHSWVATDFPDPDNIIQQIRQTQIGHPDFEDEGQFSFEDQFNAQIILDASGSMAEEIDGTSKMDIAKDSIASFVETLPEDAQIGLRVYGHEGDNTNEGREESCNSSELVYDIQEYEEDEFADELDDVEPTGWTPISYSLQEAEQDFEDYPGEENTNIIYLVSDGIETCDGDPVEAAEQLSSSEVEPFLNIIGFDIDPEGQEELRELAEMTEGTYTNAANEDELTQQLEQSEELSERWEDWLSGAEVDASRDWYSMKHSTIAGYRNDWTDLMRAQDYAARSDIARFLRDEEIISNEASQYIQSESSDLQSMKWDIADEIQDDLQDINEENYEEMVEDIEELQDEYVND; via the coding sequence ATGGATAGGGTAAACCACTTTGTAATAATTCCTATTATCGCTTTAATTATTGCTGCTACCGGTTGTTCAGGCGAGGAGGATACTGAACAGGAAGAGGAAAACGAAGTAGAAGATGAACCAAGTGAAGAAGAACAGGATGAAGAAAATGATGCAACTGAACAGCAGCAGGATCCCAATGAAGTATTGGATGAACTTGTAGCGGATGTCAATTCTCCTCCTGAAAACTTGGATGAAATACTGGAACAAGATCCCGGACCTTTGTCAGGACAACGAATGGATGATTATGAAGAAGAGTTTCTGGAGGTCATGGAACCGTTAATGGAGTTTGAAGCTGATGAATGGGAGGAAACGGAAGAAACTTACGAGAAACTTTGGACACTCATTCATTCCTGGGTCGCGACGGATTTCCCTGATCCTGACAATATTATACAGCAAATCCGTCAAACACAAATTGGTCACCCCGACTTTGAAGATGAAGGGCAGTTTTCGTTTGAAGATCAATTTAATGCTCAGATCATCCTCGATGCCAGCGGCAGCATGGCCGAAGAGATAGATGGCACATCGAAAATGGACATCGCTAAAGATTCAATAGCATCCTTTGTTGAAACATTACCTGAAGATGCCCAAATCGGTTTACGTGTGTATGGTCATGAAGGGGATAACACAAATGAAGGAAGAGAAGAGTCTTGTAATAGTTCAGAGCTTGTTTATGACATCCAGGAGTATGAGGAAGACGAATTTGCCGACGAATTAGACGACGTGGAACCTACCGGCTGGACGCCTATCTCGTATTCTTTGCAAGAAGCGGAACAAGATTTCGAAGACTATCCGGGAGAAGAAAACACAAATATCATCTATCTCGTCAGTGATGGCATTGAAACGTGCGATGGCGACCCGGTTGAAGCAGCCGAACAACTGAGCTCTTCAGAGGTGGAACCTTTTCTCAATATCATCGGCTTTGATATCGATCCTGAAGGGCAAGAAGAACTGCGTGAATTGGCCGAAATGACGGAAGGGACGTATACGAATGCGGCAAATGAAGACGAATTAACCCAGCAACTTGAGCAATCGGAAGAGCTTTCGGAGCGCTGGGAGGACTGGTTGAGTGGGGCTGAGGTTGATGCAAGCAGAGACTGGTATAGTATGAAGCATTCAACAATTGCAGGTTATAGAAATGATTGGACAGATTTAATGCGTGCTCAGGATTATGCAGCTCGCTCTGATATCGCTCGTTTTCTTAGAGATGAGGAGATCATTTCAAATGAGGCAAGTCAGTACATTCAGTCTGAATCAAGTGACCTGCAAAGCATGAAATGGGATATCGCCGATGAGATTCAAGACGATCTGCAGGACATTAATGAAGAAAATTATGAGGAAATGGTCGAAGACATAGAAGAATTACAAGATGAATATGTCAATGATTAA